A stretch of Telopea speciosissima isolate NSW1024214 ecotype Mountain lineage chromosome 11, Tspe_v1, whole genome shotgun sequence DNA encodes these proteins:
- the LOC122645690 gene encoding probable LRR receptor-like serine/threonine-protein kinase At3g47570 isoform X1 — translation MFPLSLYNLSSLETISLAINQLHGSLPQDIALTLPNLKILAISGNLFSGRIPNSFSNISTLEKIDLSENSFVGSVPNNLGNLQNLQQFLINGNQCGIGEADDLEFVNSLVNCTHLAGLELTNNGFKGPLPNFKANLSTQLSVLLLGKNQISGTIPVGIENLVNLTELGMEINFLEGNIPFLIGKLPKLQRLFLGGNRLSGQIPSSIDNLTLLYELHLEENNLNGSIPSSIGNCHQLQFLTLYNNSLQGLIPKQLFLISSLSISLDLSSNSLTGSLPIEIGKLKSLSTIDISKNRLSGEIPSSIGDCNSLEHLYMGGNFFEGIIPQSLTLLKGLQDLDLSLNNLSGHILKDVEKLSALQSLNLSFNNLEGEVPTKGIFGNATAIFVNGNDKLCGGIVELHLPACTNHGSTKQEKSNAVRIVLPIIGVILGFFLISSMLTLFWIRRSKSKPPSTPLIGDQFLKLSYKDLFQATGGFSSANVIGSGTFGSVYKGIINQGETNVAVKVLNLQNPKVYKSFMVECKALRNIRHRNLVKILTSCSSIDSKGKDFRALVYEFMPNGSLDDWLHMPVEAHNHSRSLNLLQRLNIAIDVASALNYLHYNCYVPIVHCDLKPSNVLLDRDLTAHVSDFGLARLLLKHDDNSSQTQTCTIGIKGSIGYAAPEYGMGGRATIQADVFSYGILLLEMFTGKRPTDQMFTGDLNLHNFAKAALHVHVMQILDPTLLPKEEQSEEIEEIATNRIKVPSNRTNQLQDCITSIIEIAVQCSMESPKERMNMNDVARGLHLIKGKFS, via the exons ATGTTCCCTCTCTCACTATACAATCTCTCATCTCTTGAAACGATTTCCCTTGCAATCAACCAACTGCATGGGAGCCTTCCACAAGACATAGCCCTCACTCTTCCAAATCTCAAAATCCTAGCAATTTCAGGGAATCTTTTCTCGGGGAGAATTCCAAATTccttctccaatatttcaacACTAGAAAAAATTGATCTCAGTGAAAACAGTTTTGTTGGATCCGTCCCTAACAACTTAGGAAATCTTCAAAACCTTCAACAGTTCCTAATTAATGGAAATCAATGTGGAATAGGGGAAGCTGATGATTTAGAATTTGTAAATTCTTTAGTCAATTGTACACATCTAGCTGGTTTGGAGCTAACCAATAATGGTTTTAAGGGTCCCCTTCCCAACTTTAAAGCCAATCTCTCAACACAACTCTCAGTACTTCTTTTGGGAAAGAATCAAATATCTGGAACCATTCCTGTTGGGATTGAGAATCTCGTCAACTTGACTGAATTGGGCATGGAGATTAACTTCTTAGAAGGTAATATTCCTTTTCTCATAGGGAAGCTTCCAAAGCTTCAAAGATTATTCTTGGGTGGAAATAGACTTTCAGGACAAATACCTTCCTCTATAgacaatctcactcttttgtatGAACTCCATTTAGAAGAAAACAACTTGAATGGAAGCATTCCTTCCAGCATTGGAAATTGCCACCAGTTACAGTTCCTAACCTTGTATAATAATAGCCTCCAAGGCCTGATACCTAAACAACTCTTCCTTATTTCCTCCTTGTCAATATCTCTCGACTTATCTTCTAATTCTTTGACCGGTTCCCTACCCATTGAAATTGGTAAATTGAAGAGTCTTTCTACAATAGATATCTCCAAAAACAGATTGTCTGGAGAAATCCCCTCCTCCATTGGTGATTGTAATAGTTTGGAACATCTTTATATGGGAGGTAATTTCTTTGAAGGAATCATTCCTCAATCTCTGACTCTTTTGAAGGGGCTTCAAGATTTAGATCTCTCACTCAACAACTTATCAGGGCACATCCTAAAAGATGTAGAAAAACTTTCAGCATTGCAGAGTTTGAATTTATCCTTCAATAATCTTGAAGGGGAGGTACCAACAAAAGGAATCTTTGGAAATGCAACTGCAATTTTTGTGAATGGAAATGATAAACTTTGTGGTGGAATTGTGGAGTTACATCTGCCTGCATGCACAAACCATGGATCTACGAAACAAGAAAAGTCTAATGCTGTTAGAATAGTTTTGCCAATAATCGGTGtgattcttgggttttttttgaTATCTTCCATGCTTACTCTCTTTTGGATAAGAAGATCAAAAAGTAAACCTCCATCCACACCATTAATCGGTGACCAGTTCTTAAAGCTTTCTTACAAAGATCTCTTCCAAGCAACTGGAGGATTTTCTTCAGCTAATGTCATAGGCTCCGGTACATTTGGCTCTGTATACAAAGGGATTATCAACCAAGGTGAAACCAATGTTGCAGTCAAGGTACTCAACCTTCAAAATCCAAAAGTCTACAAGAGCTTTATGGTTGAATGCAAAGCATTAAGAAACATTCGGCATCGAAATCTTGTCAAGATTTTGACTTCTTGTTCAAGTATTGATTCAAAAGGCAAAGATTTCAGAGCCCTTGTTTATGAGTTCATGCCCAATGGGAGTCTAGATGATTGGTTGCATATGCCGGTGGAGGCACATAATCATTCAAGAAgtttaaaccttcttcaaaGACTAAACATTGCAATTGATGTGGCTTCTGCTTTGAATTACCTTCATTATAACTGTTATGTGCCAATTGTTCATTGTGACTTGAAGCCAAGCAATGTTCTACTTGATAGAGATTTGACTGCACATGTCAGTGATTTTGGTTTGGCGAGGCTACTTTTAAAACACGATGACAATTCATCCCAGACTCAAACTTGTACCATTGGGATAAAAGGATCTATTGGCTATGCTGCTCCAg AATATGGAATGGGTGGAAGGGCAACCATCCAAGCGGACGTGTTTAGCTATGGGATCCTTTTATTGGAGATGTTCACAGGAAAAAGGCCAACAGATCAAATGTTTACTGGTGACTTAAATCTCCATAACTTTGCAAAAGCAGCTTTACATGTACATGTGATGCAAATTTTAGACCCAACACTCCTACCCAAGGAAGAACAAAGTGAAGAGATTGAAGAGATTGCTACCAATAGGATTAAAGTTCCTAGTAATAGGACAAATCAATTGCAAGATTGCATAACGtcaataattgaaattgcaGTCCAGTGCTCCATGGAATCGCCAAAAGAACGTATGAACATGAATGATGTTGCGAGAGGACTACATTtaatcaaaggaaaattttcttga
- the LOC122645140 gene encoding pentatricopeptide repeat-containing protein At1g08070, chloroplastic-like: MYSACGVIEIVRRVFDLVPVWVRDLVSWNSMISGYLQRDFCGKALELFGEMIDASSERPNELTTVSAITACARIGDLDLGRRVHGFVTVNGFVLDVFLGSSLIDMYAKCGRVEDARNVFDRLPDRNVVCWTSMIAGYSQLGLFKEAIQLFRVTQIENVMADELTIDCVASACGHLGALDQGKWVHAYCERNRIEMNLTVKNSLIDLYAKSGDINKALEIFHKLIQRDVFSWSVMISGLAMNGKSDEALDLFSDRLLSSEVRPNDVTFLGVLSACSHGGLVEKGIYYFNLMTKTYNLTPGIEHYGCMVDLLGRANLLAEAEVLR; the protein is encoded by the coding sequence ATGTATTCAGCTTGTGGTGTGATTGAAATTGTTCGCAGGGTATTTGATTTGGTTCCTGTTTGGGTCCGAGACTTGGTGTCTTGGAATAGTATGATTTCAGGGTATTTGCAGAGGGATTTTTGTGGGAAAGCATTGGAATTGTTTGGTGAAATGATTGATGCTAGTTCAGAGAGGCCGAATGAGTTAACTACAGTTAGTGCCATAACGGCTTGTGCAAGGATTGGAGACCTGGATTTGGGTAGGAGGGTTCATGGATTTGTTACGGTTAATGGATTTGTCCTGgatgtttttttgggttcatcACTGATTGATATGTATGCAAAATGTGGCCGCGTAGAGGATGCTCGGAATGTGTTTGATAGATTGCCGGATAGAAATGTGGTTTGTTGGACATCTATGATTGCAGGTTATTCGCAGTTGGGCTTGTTTAAGGAAGCAATTCAGTTGTTTAGGGTGACGCAGATTGAGAATGTGATGGCAGATGAATTGACAATTGATTGTGTTGCTTCTGCATGTGGGCATTTGGGTGCACTAGACCAGGGGAAGTGGGTACACGCTTACTGTGAAAGGAATCGAATCGAGATGAACCTTACTGTGAAGAATTCATTGATTGATTTGTATGCAAAGAGTGGCGATATTAATAAGGCTCTTGAAATTTTTCATAAGTTAATTCAACGGGATGTGTTCTCATGGAGTGTTATGATTTCTGGGCTTGCCATGAATGGTAAGTCTGATGAAGCACTGGACTTGTTCTCTGATAGGTTATTGTCAAGTGAAGTTAGACCAAATGATGTCACATTTCTTGGGGTGCTATCTGCTTGTAGTCATGGTGGGTTGGTGGAAAAGGGAATTTACTATTTCAATTTGATGACCAAAACGTATAACCTCACCCCTGGAATTGAGCACTATGGCTGTATGGTTGATCTTCTTGGACGTGCCAACCTTTTGGCAGAAGCAGAAGTTTTAAGATAA
- the LOC122645690 gene encoding probable LRR receptor-like serine/threonine-protein kinase At3g47570 isoform X2, translated as MGGNFFEGIIPQSLTLLKGLQDLDLSLNNLSGHILKDVEKLSALQSLNLSFNNLEGEVPTKGIFGNATAIFVNGNDKLCGGIVELHLPACTNHGSTKQEKSNAVRIVLPIIGVILGFFLISSMLTLFWIRRSKSKPPSTPLIGDQFLKLSYKDLFQATGGFSSANVIGSGTFGSVYKGIINQGETNVAVKVLNLQNPKVYKSFMVECKALRNIRHRNLVKILTSCSSIDSKGKDFRALVYEFMPNGSLDDWLHMPVEAHNHSRSLNLLQRLNIAIDVASALNYLHYNCYVPIVHCDLKPSNVLLDRDLTAHVSDFGLARLLLKHDDNSSQTQTCTIGIKGSIGYAAPEYGMGGRATIQADVFSYGILLLEMFTGKRPTDQMFTGDLNLHNFAKAALHVHVMQILDPTLLPKEEQSEEIEEIATNRIKVPSNRTNQLQDCITSIIEIAVQCSMESPKERMNMNDVARGLHLIKGKFS; from the exons ATGGGAGGTAATTTCTTTGAAGGAATCATTCCTCAATCTCTGACTCTTTTGAAGGGGCTTCAAGATTTAGATCTCTCACTCAACAACTTATCAGGGCACATCCTAAAAGATGTAGAAAAACTTTCAGCATTGCAGAGTTTGAATTTATCCTTCAATAATCTTGAAGGGGAGGTACCAACAAAAGGAATCTTTGGAAATGCAACTGCAATTTTTGTGAATGGAAATGATAAACTTTGTGGTGGAATTGTGGAGTTACATCTGCCTGCATGCACAAACCATGGATCTACGAAACAAGAAAAGTCTAATGCTGTTAGAATAGTTTTGCCAATAATCGGTGtgattcttgggttttttttgaTATCTTCCATGCTTACTCTCTTTTGGATAAGAAGATCAAAAAGTAAACCTCCATCCACACCATTAATCGGTGACCAGTTCTTAAAGCTTTCTTACAAAGATCTCTTCCAAGCAACTGGAGGATTTTCTTCAGCTAATGTCATAGGCTCCGGTACATTTGGCTCTGTATACAAAGGGATTATCAACCAAGGTGAAACCAATGTTGCAGTCAAGGTACTCAACCTTCAAAATCCAAAAGTCTACAAGAGCTTTATGGTTGAATGCAAAGCATTAAGAAACATTCGGCATCGAAATCTTGTCAAGATTTTGACTTCTTGTTCAAGTATTGATTCAAAAGGCAAAGATTTCAGAGCCCTTGTTTATGAGTTCATGCCCAATGGGAGTCTAGATGATTGGTTGCATATGCCGGTGGAGGCACATAATCATTCAAGAAgtttaaaccttcttcaaaGACTAAACATTGCAATTGATGTGGCTTCTGCTTTGAATTACCTTCATTATAACTGTTATGTGCCAATTGTTCATTGTGACTTGAAGCCAAGCAATGTTCTACTTGATAGAGATTTGACTGCACATGTCAGTGATTTTGGTTTGGCGAGGCTACTTTTAAAACACGATGACAATTCATCCCAGACTCAAACTTGTACCATTGGGATAAAAGGATCTATTGGCTATGCTGCTCCAg AATATGGAATGGGTGGAAGGGCAACCATCCAAGCGGACGTGTTTAGCTATGGGATCCTTTTATTGGAGATGTTCACAGGAAAAAGGCCAACAGATCAAATGTTTACTGGTGACTTAAATCTCCATAACTTTGCAAAAGCAGCTTTACATGTACATGTGATGCAAATTTTAGACCCAACACTCCTACCCAAGGAAGAACAAAGTGAAGAGATTGAAGAGATTGCTACCAATAGGATTAAAGTTCCTAGTAATAGGACAAATCAATTGCAAGATTGCATAACGtcaataattgaaattgcaGTCCAGTGCTCCATGGAATCGCCAAAAGAACGTATGAACATGAATGATGTTGCGAGAGGACTACATTtaatcaaaggaaaattttcttga